TTGACGCGGCGCACAAGCGCGGCATCCGCATTATCACGGACTTCCCCATCAACCACACCTCAGACCAGCACCCGTGGTTCATCCAGTCCCGCGAGGATCCGGAGGGCCCCTACGGGGACTACTACGTGTGGACGGACGATGACAAGCAGTACGACGGCACCCGCATCATCTTCATTGACACGGAGACCTCCAACTGGACCTGGGACCCCGTGCGCAAGCAGTTCTTCTGGCACCGCTTCTTCTCCCACCAGCCGGACTTGAACTACGACAACCCTAAGGTGCAGGAAGAAGTCCTGGACGTGATCCGCTTCTGGCTGGACCTGGGCATGGACGGCATCCGCCTGGACGCCATCCCGTACCTCTTCGAGCGCGAGGGCACGAACAGCGAGAACCTGCCGGAGACGCACGGCTTTATCAAGCGCGTGCGCAAGCTTTTCGACGAAGAGTACCCCGGCCGCTTCCTCCTCGCCGAGGCGAACCAGATGCCGCACGAGGTGGTGGAGTACTTCGGCGAGGGGACGGACGGCACCGGCGACGAATGCCAGATGGCCTTCCACTTCCCCGTCATGCCGCGCATCTTCATGGGCCTGCACAAGGAGACGGCGCAGCCCATCATCGACATCCTGCGCGAGACCCCGGACATCCCGGAGACCGCGCAGTGGGGCATCTTCCTGCGCAACCACGATGAGCTGACGCTGGAGATGGTGACGGAAGAGGAGCGGGACTACATGTACAAGTCCTACGCCTTCGACCCGCGCATGCGCGCCAACGTTGGTATCCGCCGCCGCCTCGCCCCGCTTCTGGGCGGGCACCGCGACCGCCTGGAGCTGGCCCACGCGCTGCTGCTTTCTCTGCCGGGCTCCCCGTTCCTGTACTACGGCGACGAGATTGGCATGGGCGACAACATCTGGCTGCCGGACCGCGACGGCGTGCGCACCCCCATGCAGTGGTCCAACGACCGCAACGGCGGCTTCTCCAAGGCGGACCCGGAGCGTCTGTACCTGCCGCCGGTGCGCAACGACCAGTACGGCTTCCACATCGTCAACGTGGAATCCCAGGTGAACCAGGACAACTCCCTGCTGCACTGGGTGCGCACGCTGGTGCATATCCGCAAGCAGTACAAGGCGTTCGGCCGCGGCTCCTACATCGAGGTGGAGCACGGCAACGAGCAGGTGCTGGCCTTCATCCGTGAGTACACCGACGACAACGGCCGCACCGAGCGCATCCTGTGCGTGCACAACATGAGCTCGCGCCCGCAGCCGGTGATGATGCAGCTGGCGCACTTTGCCGGCATCACCCCGCGCGAGCTGTCCGGCGGCGTGGAGTTCCCCACGATCGGCGAGCTGCCGTGGCTGACCACGCTTGCCCCGCACGGTTTCTTCTGGTTCGACATCTCCTAGGAGGCCTACCTTGATCGACATCACCGGAGAACGCTTTTTCGGCTCCAAAGCCGCGGCGGTGGGCGGCACCAGCGTCGCCAATGAAGCCCCGCTAGGCGGATACACCTGGCAGCTCATCGAAGTTGAGCTTCAGCGCGGTACCGAGGTCTACCAGGTGCTGGTGGAGGGCGACACGGACGTGTTGAACACGGACGCCGGCGCCACCGCCTACGTCGCCCACGCGCACGAGCTGGGCGAGGTCCACGGCACCCTCACCACCGGCCCCGCCACCCCGCTCGGCGCGGAGCAATCCAACACGTCGCTGGTGGTGGGCGACACCATCTTCAAGGTCTTCCGCAAGCTCGAGGGCGGCCTGAACCCGGACGTGGAGCTGCTCAGCCGCATCGACAACCCGCACATCGCCGCCGTGCACGGCTACGTCACCCGCGGCGACCAGACGCTGGCCATGCAGCAGGCGCGCATCGACGGCACCGACGGCTACCAGCTGGCCACCAGCGAGGGCCTCACTGTGGAAAGCGCCACCTCCCTCGGCGTCGCCATCCGCAGCGTCCACGACTCGCTGGCCAGCGCGTTCGGTACCGAGGAGGTTGACGCAGACGGCGTGCGCGCCGAGCTCCACGCCCGCCTGGACCGCAACATCGAGCGCGCCGCCGTGCTCAAGGACTACGAGGCAGGGCTTCGCACGCTTATCGACGGCGCCTTTACCCACCCCACCGTCACTGTCCAGCGCGTCCACGGCGACCTGCACTTGGGCCAGACACTGAAGACAGCGGATACCTGGTACCTCATCGACTTCGAGGGCGAGCCGGCCCGACCCCTGGAGGAGCGCCGCCGCCCTGACAGCCCGCTGCGGGATGTGGCGGGGATGGTGCGTTCCTTCGGTTACGCGTCTGCACCGCAGGAGCAGGTGGATGCGTTGCTGGCGGGGTACGGGGACGTCGAAAAGCAAATGCTCAACGCGTATATCGCGGACAAGGCGGCATACGAGGTTGCGTATGAGGCGAACAACCGTCCGGATTGGATCGACATCCCGCTGCGAGCGGTGAAGGACCTCACCGATCCCAATAGGTGAGATCCAGTTTCCAAAATCCGCCTGAGGGGCTACTGTGAATGAATCTCTTGCATTCCAGTGAATCCCAAGGAGGCCCTCAGATGGGTTCGACAGCCGTCACGTCGGGCGGGACGAAGCGTTCCGGCCTGACAATCGTGGTCACGTCGCTCGCGCTCTTTTCCATGTTCTTCGGCGCAGGCAACTTGATCTTCCCGCCCATGTTGGCCGTCCAGGCTGGCGATAACTTCTGGCCGGCCATCCTCGGCTTCCTGGGAACCGGAGCCCTGCTGCCGGTGCTGGCCGTGATCGCCATCGCCCTGGCAGGTGAAGACGTGCGCGATCTGGCCCAGCGCGCCGGCACCGTCTTCGGCCTCCTGTTCCCCATCCTGGCCTACCTGTCCATCGGCGCGTTCTACGCCCTGCCGCGTACCGGCGCCGTGTCCATGGAGACTGCGATCACCCCGCTGCTGGGCGTGCAGGGCACCGCGGCATCCGCGATCTTCAACATCGTGTTCTTCGGCATCGCGCTGGCGCTGTCTTGGAACCCGATCCGCATCATGGACACCCTGGGCAAGTTCCTGGTGCCCGCGCTGGTGGTGCTGCTGGTGATCATGATCGCCGTCTCCCTCACCCGCTTCGACGCCCAGGCTGCCGCCCCGGCCGCTGAGTACGCAGAGAGCGCGTTCACCGCCGGCCTGCTCGAGGGCTACCTCACCATGGACTCCATCGCGGCGCTGGCGTTCGCCATCGTGGTCATTTCCACCCTGAGCAACAAGGGCTACCACGGCCGCGAGCTGGTCAACGGCACCATCATCGCCGGCATCGGCGCAGGCATCATGCTCGCCCTGATCTACCTGGGCCTGGGCGGCATCGGCCGCGTCATCCCCAACGGCGCGCAGTACGAAAACGGCGCGGGCCTGCTCGCAGAGGCGTCCAACCTGACCATGGGCAACATCGGCCAGATCGTGTTCTCCCTCGTCGTGCTGCTGGCCTGCCTGACCACCGCCGTGGGCCTGATCACCGCAACGTCCGAGTACTTCCACGATCAGTTCTTCGGCTCCTACCGCATGTGGGCCATCATCTTCACCGTCTGGTCCATGGTGTTTGCCACCCAGGGCCTGAGCTTCATCATGACCATCGCCGCACCGGTGATCGGCTTCCTGTACCCGCCGGCGATTGCCCTGATCCTGGTCACGCTGATTGAGCCGGCGTTCCGTTCCAAGACCCGCTTCACCTGGGCCCTGATCATCCCAGTGTGGACCGCGGTGGTCTACTCCCTGATCGAGACCTTCATCGGCCAGGGCTGGGGTGCCTCCGCGCTGGAGCCGATCATCTCCTGGACGCCGCTCTTCGGCGCCGGCCTCGGCTGGGTTGTGCCGGTGGCCATCGCCTTTATCATCGGCCTTGTGCTGGACTTCATGAACCCGAAGCCGGCGCGCGAGCTCGGCGAGGTACGTTGACGTGTCCAACAGGCGTACCGTGGAGGCATGAAGCTTTCACTGATTGATTTCTGCACCCGCTACCCCAACGAAACCGTGGGCGAGGCGATGGAACGCTCCGTCGCATTCGCCCAGTCCGCGGAAGCGTTGGGGTATTCGCGTATCTGGTACTCCGAGCACCACAACATGACGTCCATCGTGTCCTCGGTGCCCTCGGTACTTATCTCCCACATCGGCGCCCGCACCAACTCCATCCGCTTGGGCGCCGGCGGCGTGATGCTGCCCAACCACTCCCCGTACGTCATCGCGGAGCAGTTCGGCATGCTGGAGGAGCTGTACCCGGGCCGCATCGACCTGGGCCTCGGCCGCGCCCCCGGCACCGACCAGCAGACGCTCGGCCGGGCCCTGCGCCGCGATCCCCGCGCCGCCGAGAACTTCCCGCAGGACGTGCAGGAGCTCCAGGCGTGGCTTTCCAACGAGTCCCCGCTGCCGGGCGTGGTGGCCACCCCCGGTTTTGACACCAACGTCCCGCTTTATATTCTCGGCTCCTCCATGTTCGGCGCGTCCCTCGCCGCCCAGCTCGGCCTGCCGTATTCCTTCGCCTCCCACTTCGCCCCGCAGGCGTTGGAGCAGGCCACCACCTACTACCGCGAGAACTACAAGCCTTCGGAGCGTTACCCGGAGCCGTACTGCATCGCCGCCGTCAACGTCATCGCCTCCGACACCGCGGAGGACGCGGAGCGCCAGGAACACCTCGTGCACCGCGAGCGTGTGCGCGCTTTCGTGGGCCGCAGGGGCACCCCGCTTAACGACGATCAGTTGGACAGCATCGTCCAGTCCTACCAGGGCAAACAGATCATTGACATGCTGCGCTACACCGCCAAGGGCACCGGGGGGGATGTCAAGGAGTACCTCACCTGGTTCGCCGACCACGCCAAGGCGGATGAGCTGATGATCTCGTTGCAGGCCCCCAGCCACGAGGAGGCGCTGCGCTCCATGGAAATTGTGGCTGACGCAATGGGGTAACCTCTGTGCGATGAAGCACAACCGGCTCGCCGGCGCGCTAGTAGCCGCGGCCACCCTCACCGCCTGCGCCCCGGCACAGACGCCGTCCGCGGGGCAGCTCACCGTGGCTGCCTCCGCGCCTCCGGCCAGCCTGGATTTCACCACCACCGGCGGCGCCGCCGCACCCCAGGCACTCATGGGCAACGTCTACGAGACGCTGGTGCGTATCGACGATGCGGGCCAGCCCCAACCTTTCCTGGCAACCTCCTGGGATGTCAGCGAGGACGGCACCGTGTACACCTTCCACCTCCGCGAGGGGGTGACGTTTGCAGACGGCACCCCGTTCACCGCGGACGATGCCGCCTTTTCCATCACCTACGTCTAGGAATCCTGGACCAACGGCCTGAAGCACCAGATGGATCCGGTGGTGAGTGCTACGGCGATCGCGCCGCTGACGCTCGAGGTGGTGTTGGAGAAAGCGTCGGAAAGCTGGCTCTGGTCTATGGGCACCTTCACCGGCGCGATGATGAGCCCCGCGAGCGTGGAGCGGCTTGCCACTGACCCGCTGGGCACCGGCCCGTACACCCTGGAGCGCTTCGATGTGGGCACGGCCGTGCATTTCACGGCGCGCGACGATTACTGGGGCGGGCCCGTGGGCCACGACGCGCAGATCCGCTACTTCGCGGACGCCGTCTCCGCCGTCAACGCGCTGCGTGCCGGCGACGTGGACGTGGTGTGGGCGATGCAGGCCCCGCAGCTGATCGGTGCGCTGCCTGCGGAGATCGGCGTGGAGGTGGGCACCACCAACGGCGAGGTGCTGCTTTCCATGAACAACAACGCCGCGCCGTTCGACGACCCGGATGTGCGCCGCGCCGTGGCCTACGCCATCGACCGCGATGCCGTGAACCAGGTGGTGTATGGCGGCCTGGCCACGGACACCGGCGGCGCGCCCGTCCCGCCGAGCGACCCCTGGTTTACGGGCCGAGACTACTACCCCTTCGACCCGGACAAGGCCCGCGAGCTTCTGGCCGGGCGCACGCCGGAGATCACCATCACGGTGCCCAACCTGCCCTACGCGCAGACTGCGTCCGAGCTCATCTTCTCCCAGCTGCGTGACGTGGGCTTTGAGGTCCGCTTGGAGACGGTGGAGTTTCCCGCCGTGTGGCTCAACCAGGTGCTCAAGCAGCACGACTACCAGGCGTCGCTGATTGCGCACGTGGAGCCGCGCGACGTTGCCAACCTCTTCGGTAACCCGGAGTACTACTTGGGCTACGACTCCGCGGCCGCCCGCGAGCTCATCGCGCAGGAGCGATTCGGCGAGGCAGTGGACCAGATCATGGCGGATGCCGCGGCCTTGACCCTGGTCAACGCGCCGAACATCGTGCTTGTGCGCCCCGGTATCACCGGCGTGAACCCCAACGTGGTCACGGACGCGCTGCCGCTGCACACGATCGGAGGTGTCTCATGAAAGCCATCGGCGCAAGCGTGCTGCGCTTCGTGGGCCTTCTCGCCGCCGCCAGCGTGATCATCTTCGTGCTGCTGCGCGCGGTGCCGGGCGACCCGGCGCGCGTGGCCCTCGGCGTGAACGCGACCGAGGAGGCCGTGGCGGAGCTTTCGCAGCGCTTGGGCACGGACCGCCCGCTGGTGGAGCAGTACTTCAGCTGGATTTCCGGTCTAATCACCGGGGACTTCGGGGTCTCACTGGCCAGCGGCCAGAACATGACGTCCACCATCCTGGAGCGCGGCGGGGTGTCGCTGACGCTGACGTTGGCCGCTGTCGTCGTCGCGCTGGCCGCCGCGGTGCCGCTGGGCGTGCGCTTGGCCCGCCGCCCCGGCCCGGTGCTGGAGGTGCTCACGCAGCTGGGCATCGCGGTGCCGTCCTTCCTGGTGGGCATCCTCCTTGTCGCGCTATTTTCGGTGCGCCTCGGCTGGCTGCCGGCCAACGGGTGGGGCACGGTGCGCCACGCGATTTTGCCCGTCGCGTCGCTGGCGCTGGTGCAGGCCGCAATTCTGACGCGCTACGTCCGCACCGCGGTGGCCAGCGAGATGGGCAAGGATTATGTGCGTACGGGTAGGGCCCAGGGAGCGTCGATAAGCGACGTGCTCTACGGGCACGTCCTGCGCAACGCCGCGCTGCCGGTGCTGACGGTGACCGGCCTGCAGCTGTCCACCATGATTGTGGGCGCGGTGGTGATTGAGCGGGTGTTCGCGATTCCTGGGCTGGGCTCTTTGCTTATCGACGCCGTGGGCAACCGCGATCTCACCACCGTCCAAACGGTGATGATGCTCCTGGTTACGTTCACGCTGCTGGTGAACCTGGTGGTGGACGTGCTCTACGCCGTGATTGATCCGAGGGTGCGGGCATGAAGCGGGCCGGCTGGATTCTGGTAGGCGCGCTTGCGGCGCTGGCTGTGGTGTCTTTGGTGTGGACGCCGTACGACCCGCTGCAGGCGAACCCCGCCGCGCGGCTGCAGGGCCCGAGCTGGGCGCACTGGCTGGGGACGGATGAGCTGGGCCGCGACATGGCCTCGCGCATCATGGCGGGCGCCCGGTTGACACTGGCCACGGCGCTGAGCGCGGTGGCGATCTCTGCGCTGATCGGCATTCCGCTGGGCATCACCGCAGGCATGCGCCGCGGCGACAAGGCGATCATGGCTGGCGCGGACCTGCTGCTGGCGTTCCCCGCGCTGCTCTTGGCCATCGTGTTCACCGCAGTGTTCGGCGCGAGCATGTGGATTGTGGTGCTGGCGATCGGGATTGCGGGCATCCCCGGCTTCGTGCGCGTGGCGCGCGTGGGCACGCTGCAGGTAATGAGCCAGGACTACATCCTGGCCGCCCGCATGGCCAAGGTGCCGCGAGCACGGATTGCGCGCCGCCACGTGCTGCCCAACATCGCGCACCTGCTGACCACCCAGGCTTCCGTGGCGCTGGCGCTGGCCATCCTCGCGGAGGCGGGCTTGTCCTTCCTGGGCCTGGGTGCGCCCGCGCCCTACGCCAGCTGGGGCCGCATGCTCCAAGCCTCCCAGCCGTTTCTGGCCACCGCGCCGCACCTGGCACTCTGGCCCGGCCTGGCGATTGCGCTCACGGTGCTGGGCTTCAACCTGATCGGAGGCCACCGTGATCCACGTTGATGCCCTCACCATTCCCGGCCTGCTGCACGACATCACCTTCGAGGTCGCGCCGGGCGACCGCCTGGGCATTATCGGTGAGTCCGGCTCCGGCAAGTCACTCACCGCGCTCTCCATCATGGGGCTGACGAACGTGCCCACCGAAGGCTCCATCACCGTGAGCGGCGTGGAGATGGTGGGCACGCCCGACCGCGTACGTCGCAAGGTGCGCGGCAAGGTGGTCGGCATGGTGTTCCAGGAGCCGATGACGGCCCTGGACCCGCTGCGCAAAATCGGCTCCCTGGTTTCCCGCGAACTCCTCGCCGAGGTGGGCGTCGACCGCCCGGAGGCCTACCCGCACCAACTTTCCGGCGGCCAGCGCCAACGCGTCCTCATCGCACTGGCCTTGAGCCAGAACCCTGACTACCTGATCTGCGACGAGCCCACCACCGCCCTCGACGTCACCGTCCAGCGCCAGATCCTGGACCTCATCGACCGCCTCGTGGAGGCGCGCGGCATGGGGCTCATCTTCATATCCCACGACCTCGCCGTGGTCAACCACATGACCTCGCGCGTGCTCACTTTCAAAGACGGGCGCATCGTGGACAGCCATTCCGAGTACGCCCGCGCGCTCGCGGCGGCCTCGCACCCCGGCCCGCCCGCGGCACCCACCCCGCTCGGCGAACCCATCGTCTCCCTCTCCGGCGTTTCCCTCACGCGGGGGCATACGCAAGCGCTTGACGACGTCTCCTTGACCGTGCGCCGCGGCGAACGATTGGGCCTGGTCGGCGGCTCCGGCTCCGGCAAAACAACGCTGCTGCACACCATCGCGGGCTTGCTGAAACCAGATACCGGCACCGTGGATGCGCGCGGCACCATGCAGATGGTGTTCCAAGACCCGTACTCCTCCCTGGATCCGCGCATGCGGGTGATCGATTCGGTGGCGGAAGCGGGCGTCGATACGCAGCGCGCCCAGGACGTGCTCGCCGGGGTGGGTCTTGCGGGCATGGGCGGACGCCTGCCTCGGGAGTTTTCCGGCGGACAGCGCCAGCGCATCTCCATTGCGCGCGCCGCCGCCCCGCGCCCGGACATCCTGCTCGCGGACGAACCGGTCTCCGCCCTCGACGTCACCGTGCGCAAGCAGGTGCTCGAGCTTATCGACGACACCGTGGGCGACGGCACCCTCATCTTCTGCTCCCACGACCTTGCCGTGGTGCGCGAGCTCTGCCCGCGCATCGCGGTGATGCACCGCGGCCGGATCGTGGAACACGGGGATACCGAGGAGATCTGGCGGGGTCCCCAGCACGAGTACACGCGCACGCTCATACAATCGCGGCTATGACCGCCCAGGCCCCGCAGATCACCGTGGTCGGCTCCATTAATGCCGACCTCACCGTCAACGTCGCCCGCCACCCTTCCCCCGGCGAGACGCTCTTGGGCACCGGCGGCGGGGTCACGCCCGGCGGCAAAGGCGCGAACCAGGCTGTGGCAGCCGCGCGCCTCGGGGCGCGGGTGGCGCTGGTGGGCGCCGTCGGCCGGGATGCGAACGCCGCGCCCGCGACCGCGCTACTCCGCGAGGCCGGGGTGGACATGACTCACGTCGAAGAGGTGGACGGCGTGACCGGCCTTGCGGTGATTACGGTTGATCGCGCCGGGGAGAACACCATCATTGTCGTGCCGGGGGCGAACGAGGTGGTGGATCAAGTGTTCGTCGAGAAGCATCGTGCCCCTGTGGAGGCCGCGGAGCTCGTGCTGCTCCAGGGCGAGATCCCCGCGGATGGGTTCGCGCAGGCGGTTGAGTTGGCGCGCGGGCGAGTTGTGGTGAATCTGGCGCCCGTGGTGGATGTGCCGCGGGAAGCCCTTTTGGCTGCGGATCCGCTCATGGCCAACGAGCACGAGGCTGGGCTGATCCTGGCGCAGCTCGGGCACGATTCCGCAGGTGAGCCGCCTCAGCTTGCAGCGCGTCTGGTGGCTGCCGGCTTTACGACGGTCGTGCTCACACTCGGCGCCGAAGGTGCCCTTGTTGCCGATGCTTCGGGTGTCCGATCGGTGCCTGCCCCGCGCGTGGACGCGGTAGACACCGTCGGCGCAGGCGACGCGTTTGCGGGCGCGTTCTGCTGGCGCATCGTTGCAGGTGACAGCCTCGATGAGGCCGCAGCCTTCGCGGCGCGCGTGGGCGCGTTTTCGGTCACCCGGCCCGGCGCGCAGCCGTCCTACCCGCTAGCGGGTGACGTAGAACATTAGGGACTGATCCAACAGGTGCTCCTCCACGCGCTCAAAAGCGCTGGTGAGAGCGTCAAATTCGTGCACTTCAGCGTCTGTGAGCTTGACCTGCTCGCGGGGAACCGGTGTCTGCATGCCGCCATTGTAGCCCGCAAGTTACAGGCGCGTGATTCGATCCTTATTCGAGCGGCGGATTATATCGTTATCGAACGTTTATTTGCGTATTGACACACCGTTGGGATCGTGGTTTATAATGGCACTCAAATCAATCTAACGAAAGTTAGTCACACCGTTCTAGTGAGAGGAACGATGCGTCACATGCCACCTAGCAGTTCTTACTTTGCCACAGAGCGCCCCGGCGATCAGTTGTGCCACGAAGCACAAATGATACGTATAGCGGAGCACGCGATCTTTGGAAGCCTCGCACATGGAGGCGATTCTGCCCTGGATTATGAGCTCACGCTCGCCCGCATCCAGTCCGCCACCGGGTGGCCCAAGGCTGCCGTCGACCGCGGCATTTTCGGCTACCACCGCCTCCGCCACCTCCCCCGCTTGCGCGCACTGCAGGACGAGACAAAACGCCTGGACATCCCCCGCTTGCGCGCCGTCGACGCGGCTGTGGCCATCCTCGGCTCGGAGCCGGACCCGGAGCTTTTGGCGCTTATCGACGACTACTTGGTCAACCTCTTCACCCCCACCCGCATCGCCCAAGAGTTGCCGGGCCAAAGGGCTATCACGGAGCGACTGCACAGGCTTATCACCACCCACTGCCCGGAGGTCGGTTTTGACGAGAAGAAGCGCAAGAAGCGCTCCGCCAACGCAAACGGCCGCGAGCTGCAGTGGTTCGACGTGCTGTTGGGCGAGGACGGCATGGCCGGACTCCAATTCAGCGGCGACCGGATCTCACTTGCCACCATCCGCGAAAGCGTGCGGACTACAGCGAAAGAGCTGAAGACCACCGAAGCGGATGCATTTTTCAAGCTGCTAGCTGGCGAAGTGGCGCCAGAGCCGACAATCACCATCAATGTGTTCCGCCCCTCCAGCGAAGGAGAAGGTGTTTCTGCCTACGTCCCCGGCTTCGGCTGGACCGACGCCACCAGCACCGCAATCTTGGAGGACCTGATCGCGCGGGGGAAGGCGAAGGAGGTGGATCTTTCGAACGTCGAAAAGCAGGAAGTGCCCGGGTACGCGCCTACCACGAAGATGCGTACGTACGCCGAGGCGCGCGACGGGTGCTGCGTATACCCCGGGTGCAGCCGGCCGGCGGCGACGTGCCAGCTAGACCACCGCATCCCGTTCGATGAGGGCGGCCCCACCACGCCGAGCAATCTCTTCACGTTGTGCCAGACGCATCACAACTTGAAGACCGATCGTCGGGCATTCTACGTGCCGGACCCGTCGACCGGCGACATTATCTGGCTCTTCTCGGACGGCACGTACGCCATCCGCCAGGACGCCGGTGTGCTGCGCAGCCAGATCACACCGGTGAACCCGCGTTGGCGCAGCTCGGTGGAGCAACGCCAGAAAGCGAAGGACCGGGCCGCCGAGTTCCTGGCCAAGGGGCACGCGCTTCTCGACGAATACGAAACCACCCACAACCTCGACCACTATCTTCGCGCCATTGACCAGCTGGAACGCGAGTACGACATGGAGTTTCCGTTCCTGCCGGAACTGCCGTGGGAGGAGCCGCTGCCGGAAGAACCGGTCGAGGGGCCGTGCCCCGACCCGCTGTACGATGTCAACCCCGAGGGATACACGTTCGAGGACGGCAACGCGATGCTGCCCGCGTAGGAAAGGGAGTGCCGGCGTGGAGTTTCACCGCCTCGCTAAGGAGCAACAGCTGTGGAAGCTGGGCCTCGAGCTGCTCCTCTTACCTGTGTTGTTGATGGTATTCGCGGTGCTCGGCGTGGCGCTGTACTCGAACCCGCCCCGCGGCATCGAAACGATGACGGACGTGTTCGTCCTCGCCGCCGTCCTCCCTGTGCCGTTCCTCGCGGCGCGGATCATGGGCCGCGACCCGGCGGCGCTGATTTCGGTGGCGAAGCGGGTGCGGTGGGACATCGTGGGCAAGTCCGCCGCAATCGCCGTGCCACCGTACGCGATTTGGCTGGCAATTAACGCGGCCGACGGGGAGGCCCAGTTCACGCGGTTCACCCTCTGCCTGCTCGTCGTCTACATCCTGGTCACACCCCTGCAAGCCGCGACGGAAGAACTCCTCTTCCGCGCCAGCCTGCCGCAAATCCTCGGCGCGCGGCTCCGCTCGCCGTGGCTGGCCTACGGGATCCCCATGATCCCGTTCATATTCCTGCACATCTACAACTGGCTCGGGCTGTTAGACATCGTGGTGTTCGCCGCGTGCGCCGCCTACCTCACGTGGCGCACCGGCGGGATCGAGGCCGCGGTTGTGCTCCACGCCGCGAACAACATCATGGTGTTCGGCGGGGAGGCCCTCCACCCAAATAGGCCGGTCTTGGTGGAGGTCAGCCCGCAGCTCGCCGCGACGTCCATCGCGGTGACGGTGGCGGTTACCGGATTACTAGCGCTCCGTCTGCGCCCACAGCAACGTTTGCTGCCGTCGCCGCAACCAAGTTGATGCGCTGCCAGGACC
Above is a genomic segment from Corynebacterium sp. CNCTC7651 containing:
- a CDS encoding ribokinase, encoding MTAQAPQITVVGSINADLTVNVARHPSPGETLLGTGGGVTPGGKGANQAVAAARLGARVALVGAVGRDANAAPATALLREAGVDMTHVEEVDGVTGLAVITVDRAGENTIIVVPGANEVVDQVFVEKHRAPVEAAELVLLQGEIPADGFAQAVELARGRVVVNLAPVVDVPREALLAADPLMANEHEAGLILAQLGHDSAGEPPQLAARLVAAGFTTVVLTLGAEGALVADASGVRSVPAPRVDAVDTVGAGDAFAGAFCWRIVAGDSLDEAAAFAARVGAFSVTRPGAQPSYPLAGDVEH
- a CDS encoding HNH endonuclease signature motif containing protein, giving the protein MIRIAEHAIFGSLAHGGDSALDYELTLARIQSATGWPKAAVDRGIFGYHRLRHLPRLRALQDETKRLDIPRLRAVDAAVAILGSEPDPELLALIDDYLVNLFTPTRIAQELPGQRAITERLHRLITTHCPEVGFDEKKRKKRSANANGRELQWFDVLLGEDGMAGLQFSGDRISLATIRESVRTTAKELKTTEADAFFKLLAGEVAPEPTITINVFRPSSEGEGVSAYVPGFGWTDATSTAILEDLIARGKAKEVDLSNVEKQEVPGYAPTTKMRTYAEARDGCCVYPGCSRPAATCQLDHRIPFDEGGPTTPSNLFTLCQTHHNLKTDRRAFYVPDPSTGDIIWLFSDGTYAIRQDAGVLRSQITPVNPRWRSSVEQRQKAKDRAAEFLAKGHALLDEYETTHNLDHYLRAIDQLEREYDMEFPFLPELPWEEPLPEEPVEGPCPDPLYDVNPEGYTFEDGNAMLPA
- a CDS encoding CPBP family intramembrane glutamic endopeptidase, which gives rise to MEFHRLAKEQQLWKLGLELLLLPVLLMVFAVLGVALYSNPPRGIETMTDVFVLAAVLPVPFLAARIMGRDPAALISVAKRVRWDIVGKSAAIAVPPYAIWLAINAADGEAQFTRFTLCLLVVYILVTPLQAATEELLFRASLPQILGARLRSPWLAYGIPMIPFIFLHIYNWLGLLDIVVFAACAAYLTWRTGGIEAAVVLHAANNIMVFGGEALHPNRPVLVEVSPQLAATSIAVTVAVTGLLALRLRPQQRLLPSPQPS